A window of Bacteroidota bacterium genomic DNA:
CCCTTGATCACAATTCCGATCAATTGACAATTGATGGATGTAAGGGGAAACAAAGAGGACATGCTACAGTGGCCAGATTAGTGCAAACCCATTCCCAGTCGGTACAATCATAAGGCCGGCATGCTTCGGTGAGTTCGTCTTCATGTCGTAATGGTCTTCTTCCTGGGAAACCCAATAACCGGCGGCAGTACCAATGACACCACCAAGGAATGTATCGCTAAGCCAGTGCTCGTCGGAATAGAGTCGTCCGAATACCGTCGCGGCCAAACATGTATACAGTCCAATGGAAGCATAGGTGTTGCCGATGTCGGCAGCAAGGGATTCGCTAAGCGCAGCGGCGACAGTCACGTGGCCAGATGGCATTGAATTCCAGACATTGCTCAGCGAGAAACCATGGTATACAAACGAGCCTTGGTTGAGAAATGGCCGGTTCCGGCCAACGATAATTTTTAGCGCAGTCGTTGTCAGACCGGCGTAAGCAAAGGACTGCAGCACATGTCGCCCCATGACCCGAAGCTTATTGTTGTCGGTCTCGAGCCCAACCGAATAGAGTGTGATCGCAGTCAGACCGGTAGCAATGCCATTGCCGTAAAAGTTATTTCCAAACTTCTCAATCTGGTCGCCGAACTTCCCCTGATTATGCTGGAAGAAGCTGCGAGCAAGAGGATCATCGACAACTTCGAGCATCGCTGTGAATCCGATGCCAGTAGCCATGATAGCCCACTCTCGCAAATTCCAGTGGAGTGGTCGCTGCACATATTGTAAGCCATCGTAAGCACCTTCTTTGACATCATGCCAAATAATATGCGAGGCGGATGACTCTTTGAGAGCCGCAATGGTGCTCGAATCAGCGTGGATGGATGTCGTGTCGGACGGGTTCTTTGCGGGAAATTGTGCATCCGCCTGCGAGCATACCAACAGAAGAAGAAATACGATAAGGCATCGAATCATAAGTCGAGAAAAAAGTATCACAAGACCTGAGAAATTTCGGTTCCATAAGAAACGGTTCGGCGGCGAAGTCGCATCGCTCGGTAAGCATCGGGTCCCTTGCAAAGCACGCCTTTGTTGACA
This region includes:
- a CDS encoding phosphatase PAP2 family protein; amino-acid sequence: MIRCLIVFLLLLVCSQADAQFPAKNPSDTTSIHADSSTIAALKESSASHIIWHDVKEGAYDGLQYVQRPLHWNLREWAIMATGIGFTAMLEVVDDPLARSFFQHNQGKFGDQIEKFGNNFYGNGIATGLTAITLYSVGLETDNNKLRVMGRHVLQSFAYAGLTTTALKIIVGRNRPFLNQGSFVYHGFSLSNVWNSMPSGHVTVAAALSESLAADIGNTYASIGLYTCLAATVFGRLYSDEHWLSDTFLGGVIGTAAGYWVSQEEDHYDMKTNSPKHAGLMIVPTGNGFALIWPL